From the Lolium rigidum isolate FL_2022 chromosome 2, APGP_CSIRO_Lrig_0.1, whole genome shotgun sequence genome, one window contains:
- the LOC124690798 gene encoding agamous-like MADS-box protein AGL29, with product MAPRRPRGTGRQKIEIRPIESEEARQVCFSKRRRGLFNKVSELAIMCGVEAAALVFSPGGRVFSIGHPSVDSVLDRFRTFYSSEAQTVAAVDGGAGDRNPAQAELNQKLGELQAQLAAIKARNKAIDDFLDKARAEGCQAAAWLEQANDVSQMKEEDRAAFAAALAKLRADVAVRCDQVLRDVLPVGRTVGGGGEFELGGTSANAGMEQQQQLMMGMLPPPPLLGFDTGMETVHQGFGPHGSPQ from the exons ATGGCACCGCGGCGGCCGAGAGGTACGGGGCGGCAGAAGATCGAGATCCGGCCCAtcgagagcgaggaggcgcggCAGGTGTGCTTCTCCAAGCGCCGCAGAGGGCTCTTCAACAAGGTGAGCGAGCTGGCCATCATGTGCGGTGTCGAGGCGGCCGCCCTCGTCTTCTCCCCGGGCGGCAGGGTCTTCTCCATAGGCCACCCTTCCGTCGACTCCGTCCTCGACCGCTTCCGCACCTTCTACTCTTCGGAGGCTCAGACCGTGGCGGCGGTGGATGGCGGCGCCGGTGACCGGAACCCGGCGCAGGCGGAGCTGAACCAGAAGCTTGGCGAGCTGCAAGCGCAGCTGGCCGCGATCAAGGCGCGAAACAAGGCCATCGATGATTTCTTGGATAAGGCGCGCGCCGAGGGGTGCCAGGCGGCGGCGTGGCTGGAGCAGGCCAACGACGTGAGCCAGATGAAGGAGGAGGACCGGGCTGCCTTCGCGGCCGCGCTGGCGAAGCTGCGCGCGGACGTGGCGGTGCGCTGCGACCAGGTTCTCCGGGATGTGCTGCCCGTTGGCCGTActgtgggtggcggcggcgagttTGAGCTCGGTGGCACCAGCGCGA ACGCTGGaatggagcagcagcagcagctgatgATGGGGATGTTGCCACCGCCGCCACTGCTGGGGTTTGACACCGGAATGGAGACGGTGCATCAGGGGTTCGGGCCGCACGGCTCCCCCCAGTGA